In a single window of the Thermoplasmatales archaeon genome:
- a CDS encoding HNH endonuclease, which produces MDKAQFFKMTVYKDIPELPLSTLRYVSQKFGLADVTDFDPKGDMSGEGISWNIISQAVLVRDDYSCRICGANSLSPVDSSRNYDKVHFSVEVHHIIPRKDGGKNTFRNLITLCESCHHKTFSNQYSGIPGENSTSLDMFYGNVWMVVPSGLENNVRKIERGVIRDYGIVLDLEDGIKRVTRIMGEKINVFVVKISINDFLDIAELARMTLSAVDYISLFVKLSNGREIVARCLKSDDSILV; this is translated from the coding sequence GTGGATAAAGCACAATTTTTCAAGATGACCGTGTATAAGGATATTCCCGAACTTCCTCTTTCCACATTACGTTATGTTTCTCAAAAGTTCGGTCTAGCAGATGTTACGGATTTTGATCCCAAGGGCGACATGTCAGGAGAGGGTATATCATGGAATATTATCTCCCAGGCTGTTTTAGTAAGAGACGATTACTCGTGCAGAATATGCGGCGCGAACTCTTTGAGTCCGGTTGATTCTTCGAGGAACTACGACAAAGTACATTTCTCAGTTGAGGTTCACCACATAATCCCGAGAAAAGACGGAGGAAAAAATACGTTCAGAAACCTGATAACTCTGTGTGAAAGCTGCCACCATAAAACCTTCTCAAATCAGTACTCGGGAATACCTGGCGAGAATTCAACCAGTCTCGACATGTTTTATGGAAATGTCTGGATGGTCGTTCCATCTGGGTTGGAAAATAATGTTAGAAAAATTGAACGTGGCGTAATACGGGATTATGGTATCGTATTAGATCTAGAAGATGGCATTAAGCGTGTAACACGTATAATGGGTGAAAAGATCAATGTCTTTGTCGTGAAGATCTCAATAAACGACTTTCTTGATATAGCTGAACTGGCCAGAATGACATTATCCGCGGTCGATTACATCTCGTTGTTTGTTAAACTGAGCAACGGAAGAGAAATCGTTGCAAGATGCTTAAAGTCAGATGATAGCATTCTTGTCTAG
- a CDS encoding AAA family ATPase: MKNSKHVIFIGGIPGVGKTSISGYLAKALNIDIVLSGDYLREFMRPFFPDDSVIQNSVYDAWKQFGTDSRENIEKGFIEQAKLINKGFNSIFKRAISNGESVILESLYFLPSLIDPDIKDKLIMLYLYVENVEENAKKLLERTKYTHSESPGNRLADQLPRYRILMDTSMKECKAFNVPVFDTTDYYASRMKISQYIRGKE, from the coding sequence TTGAAAAATTCGAAACATGTGATATTTATAGGTGGCATACCGGGCGTGGGCAAAACCAGTATTTCCGGTTATCTCGCGAAGGCGCTTAACATTGATATAGTACTTTCTGGCGATTACCTAAGGGAGTTCATGAGACCATTTTTCCCAGACGATAGTGTAATTCAGAACAGCGTTTATGATGCTTGGAAGCAATTCGGAACTGATAGCAGGGAAAACATAGAGAAAGGATTCATAGAGCAGGCGAAGCTCATAAACAAGGGCTTTAATTCGATCTTCAAACGCGCAATAAGCAACGGCGAGAGTGTTATTCTTGAATCTCTTTATTTTCTCCCGTCACTCATAGACCCTGACATAAAAGACAAGCTTATCATGCTGTACCTTTATGTCGAAAACGTGGAAGAAAATGCGAAGAAGCTACTTGAAAGGACAAAGTACACCCACTCAGAATCTCCAGGAAATCGCCTCGCTGATCAGTTGCCAAGATACAGGATTCTTATGGACACGTCAATGAAGGAATGCAAGGCCTTCAATGTTCCTGTTTTTGATACTACAGATTATTATGCATCAAGGATGAAAATTTCGCAGTATATACGTGGCAAAGAGTGA
- a CDS encoding FAD-binding oxidoreductase: MSYLSADVVIVGAGIVGLSSAYYIKKNHPEKDVLVVDGAHTFGQGNTGKSAAGFRDLFTSDINFKLSNSSIKFYSDTQNKGIDIGMKFVGYMFLLNQDNSNIKYLKDLSEKTPVRELHLKDLEKYEFLRTKLPSEVKSLLNLDDIDIALVGENCGIIEPELVAEHYYNLAVNEGVKFKFDSKVKPLRLDARDKLDFPGEPFIWQEFTLKSIETEADQIRFDNLILASDVWTTELLEPTGIDSHVRPKKRQIFQLSGSPVEKILSSWKENLENVFPFTILPAHGVYIRPAPKYHSLWIGCADDYNRSFSLEDDPQAEDDFYTYNIAQILGSYFPSLGDAKITGKWAGYYSYNTIDMTPYIFRELNIIVATGTSGSGIMKADSIGRVVEALFSNKDETELYNGAVIKTSSLGIRNRSVQHENLVL, encoded by the coding sequence GTGTCATATCTCAGTGCCGATGTCGTTATAGTTGGCGCAGGAATAGTAGGACTATCTTCAGCGTACTACATAAAGAAAAATCATCCAGAAAAGGACGTACTGGTTGTTGACGGAGCACACACATTCGGACAAGGAAATACAGGAAAAAGCGCTGCTGGATTTAGAGACCTTTTTACATCTGACATAAACTTTAAACTTTCCAATTCGTCAATAAAGTTCTACTCAGATACTCAAAACAAAGGGATCGACATTGGAATGAAATTTGTTGGATATATGTTTCTTCTTAACCAGGATAATTCAAACATAAAATACCTAAAAGATCTGTCTGAAAAGACACCTGTAAGGGAACTTCACTTAAAGGATCTAGAAAAGTATGAATTTTTACGCACAAAACTACCATCCGAGGTTAAGTCCCTGCTTAATCTTGACGATATTGATATCGCATTAGTAGGCGAAAATTGTGGTATTATTGAGCCGGAACTTGTTGCTGAACACTACTACAATCTTGCGGTAAATGAGGGTGTTAAGTTCAAATTTGATTCCAAAGTAAAGCCATTGAGACTTGACGCGAGAGATAAACTTGACTTTCCTGGGGAACCGTTTATCTGGCAGGAATTTACACTTAAGTCTATAGAAACAGAAGCTGACCAGATTAGATTCGACAACCTCATTCTGGCATCTGATGTCTGGACAACAGAGCTTCTTGAACCTACAGGTATAGATTCTCACGTCAGGCCAAAAAAGAGACAGATATTTCAGCTTAGCGGAAGCCCTGTAGAAAAAATTTTAAGCTCATGGAAGGAGAACCTGGAAAACGTGTTTCCTTTCACGATACTACCCGCTCATGGAGTCTACATAAGGCCCGCTCCAAAGTACCATTCGCTGTGGATAGGATGTGCCGACGACTACAACAGGAGTTTCTCTCTTGAAGACGATCCACAAGCTGAAGACGATTTCTACACATATAACATAGCTCAGATCCTTGGTTCATATTTTCCTTCGCTTGGAGATGCAAAAATTACAGGGAAATGGGCGGGATATTATTCCTATAATACTATAGACATGACACCTTACATATTCAGGGAACTAAATATTATAGTTGCCACAGGCACAAGTGGAAGCGGAATCATGAAAGCCGACAGTATAGGGCGGGTTGTTGAAGCTCTCTTCTCTAACAAGGATGAAACTGAATTATACAACGGTGCAGTAATCAAAACATCTTCACTGGGAATACGAAACAGATCTGTGCAACATGAAAATTTAGTTCTCTAG
- a CDS encoding mevalonate pyrophosphate decarboxylase: MSDESSFKRIESELVENGIIKGFHSHEPFIEDRQKSYGIGYPITGIEKFLGYFDKSINIANFPSISLLTDFSVALSECVFFKETGKDRVILDGEEKPVYTERARRALEFFKNVYDIKGSFQFRIDRKRKYRSAKGLGESAAIAAATARSLVSNVFGDDALKETSMISRLARLVSGSGTRSVSGGISIWMSYPYIREETSYGSRLPIDVGKIHFGCYPFPSVIQTANAHETAILSSFYSGWMAMKAGEIEDIIRSGYAIDNLLHIAQQEMYRMHSVLLSQGVFIHSPQSLKILLSFMEFQKKNEGIYITADTGPSLVLMSLDKGLIQEFIEKQKAEFIWGESPGDPGSSSEQLRAFDKFNTHA, translated from the coding sequence ATGTCTGATGAATCGTCATTTAAAAGGATCGAATCCGAACTTGTCGAAAATGGTATAATCAAAGGATTTCATAGCCATGAACCGTTCATCGAGGACAGACAAAAGTCTTACGGTATCGGTTACCCCATTACTGGTATTGAAAAGTTTCTTGGTTACTTTGACAAATCAATAAACATTGCAAACTTTCCATCCATTTCCTTGCTGACAGATTTTAGCGTTGCCCTTTCAGAATGTGTATTCTTTAAAGAGACTGGCAAAGACCGTGTAATACTCGATGGTGAGGAGAAACCCGTGTATACAGAGAGAGCAAGACGGGCGCTTGAATTTTTCAAAAACGTTTACGATATAAAAGGATCCTTTCAGTTCAGAATAGATCGTAAGAGAAAGTACAGATCCGCTAAGGGTCTTGGTGAATCCGCAGCTATTGCTGCTGCAACTGCGAGATCGTTAGTTTCTAATGTCTTCGGTGATGATGCACTAAAAGAGACGTCAATGATCTCTAGGTTGGCCAGATTGGTTTCTGGTTCTGGAACACGTTCTGTTTCTGGAGGCATTTCAATTTGGATGTCATATCCATATATTCGGGAAGAAACAAGCTATGGGTCGAGGCTCCCGATTGATGTTGGCAAAATACATTTTGGTTGTTACCCATTTCCATCAGTGATTCAGACCGCGAATGCGCATGAAACGGCAATCTTGTCATCGTTTTACTCAGGATGGATGGCGATGAAGGCCGGTGAGATAGAAGACATTATTCGCAGTGGATATGCTATCGATAATCTCCTTCATATTGCTCAACAGGAAATGTACAGAATGCATTCTGTTCTGCTTTCCCAGGGTGTGTTCATCCATTCACCACAATCGTTGAAAATTTTGCTAAGCTTCATGGAATTTCAGAAAAAGAATGAAGGCATATACATAACTGCTGACACTGGCCCAAGCCTTGTCCTCATGAGCTTGGATAAGGGACTGATCCAGGAGTTTATAGAGAAGCAGAAAGCAGAATTTATATGGGGAGAAAGCCCTGGTGATCCTGGCTCTTCTTCAGAACAACTAAGAGCATTCGATAAGTTCAATACCCATGCATGA
- a CDS encoding PLP-dependent cysteine synthase family protein: MTINGFSTDPLELIGNTPLLKMRRMPNVGGADVFVKLEYFNLGGSIKDRAAKYIIEYAESAGILSPETEILEATSGNTGIAIAMLSAAKNYKCTIIMPESASAERRKIISAYGAKLILTPGRLGTAGAIELKRKLVLENPGRYLDLDQFSNPANVYAHYSGTAVEILKQLGGVPQAVVIPVGTGGTSMGISLRMKEVDSRVKIIGVAPAVGVKIDGIRNPKDENPSKLIRMDAFDEFIEIDEEMKQRMLKTLRNAARIEGIFLGPSSGCALHVALEEAKGMKPGKKVVAIAPDSGMKYLSTDSFPDLSTSSVNIS, translated from the coding sequence ATGACAATCAACGGTTTCTCTACAGATCCCTTAGAACTGATAGGCAATACCCCATTACTAAAGATGCGAAGAATGCCAAACGTGGGTGGAGCGGATGTTTTTGTTAAGCTTGAGTACTTCAATTTGGGTGGTTCTATCAAGGATAGGGCGGCAAAGTACATAATCGAATATGCAGAGTCTGCAGGTATACTAAGTCCAGAAACCGAAATACTCGAAGCTACTTCTGGAAATACGGGAATAGCCATTGCTATGCTTTCTGCTGCGAAGAATTATAAATGTACTATAATAATGCCTGAATCAGCCAGTGCAGAAAGAAGGAAAATAATAAGCGCCTATGGAGCAAAATTAATACTCACGCCCGGAAGGCTGGGAACTGCAGGTGCCATAGAACTAAAGAGGAAACTCGTGTTGGAAAATCCTGGGAGATATCTAGATCTTGATCAATTCAGTAATCCCGCGAATGTTTACGCGCATTATTCAGGTACCGCTGTAGAGATACTTAAGCAACTAGGCGGAGTACCACAGGCCGTTGTAATTCCAGTAGGAACCGGTGGCACAAGCATGGGAATTTCTTTGAGGATGAAAGAAGTCGATAGCAGAGTAAAGATTATCGGGGTAGCCCCTGCAGTTGGAGTGAAGATTGACGGGATTAGGAATCCAAAAGACGAAAACCCATCGAAACTTATCAGGATGGATGCTTTCGACGAATTCATAGAAATAGACGAGGAAATGAAGCAAAGAATGTTAAAGACCCTGAGAAATGCGGCAAGAATAGAAGGCATTTTTCTTGGCCCCAGCTCCGGGTGTGCACTTCACGTTGCACTGGAAGAAGCAAAGGGTATGAAACCTGGAAAGAAAGTAGTTGCAATAGCGCCCGACAGTGGAATGAAATATCTGTCAACAGATAGTTTTCCTGATTTGAGCACTAGTTCCGTGAACATCAGTTAA